A part of Saccharomonospora amisosensis genomic DNA contains:
- a CDS encoding SCO3242 family prenyltransferase — MGGLTVKAPDLYELVRAPAALTAVGDTVAGSAAAGQRLRGRRWALPLASMAFYWAGMSVNDWADRELDAVERPERPIPSGRVSARAALRTGGVLTAAGLGLACLGGGQRSLRVAVPLAASVWAYDTVLKGTPLGPCGMSACRALDVLLGAGGRWREAAPAAAALAVHTMGVTALSGGEVHGGSPRTAGAALAGTAVSTGLALYGRASRGAHRVASLAFGAGYAAVVGTAQYRALESSSAARVRAATVAGIQGMVPLQASLAARHGAVRAAALLAGAVPLARRLVRKVSPT, encoded by the coding sequence ATGGGCGGGCTCACTGTGAAGGCGCCCGATCTGTACGAACTCGTGCGCGCTCCCGCCGCGCTGACCGCTGTCGGCGACACCGTGGCTGGCTCGGCCGCCGCGGGGCAGCGGCTCCGTGGCAGGCGCTGGGCACTTCCGCTGGCCTCCATGGCGTTTTACTGGGCGGGGATGTCTGTCAACGACTGGGCGGACCGCGAGCTTGACGCCGTCGAGCGGCCGGAGCGACCGATCCCGTCCGGCAGGGTGAGCGCGCGAGCAGCACTGCGCACCGGGGGTGTGCTGACCGCCGCCGGGCTCGGGCTCGCGTGCCTCGGCGGTGGTCAGCGCTCGCTGCGCGTGGCGGTGCCGCTGGCCGCGTCGGTGTGGGCCTACGACACGGTGTTGAAGGGAACACCACTGGGACCATGCGGCATGTCGGCGTGCCGGGCGCTTGACGTGCTGCTGGGCGCTGGCGGCCGGTGGCGGGAAGCCGCACCGGCCGCCGCGGCGCTCGCGGTGCACACCATGGGTGTGACGGCGCTGTCCGGCGGCGAGGTGCACGGCGGTTCGCCGCGCACCGCGGGCGCCGCGCTCGCCGGAACCGCGGTGTCGACCGGGCTCGCGCTGTACGGTCGCGCCTCCCGAGGCGCGCACCGGGTGGCGTCGCTGGCCTTCGGTGCCGGATACGCGGCCGTCGTCGGCACGGCGCAGTACCGCGCGCTGGAGTCCTCCTCGGCCGCGCGGGTGCGGGCGGCGACGGTCGCCGGAATCCAGGGGATGGTGCCGTTGCAGGCAAGCCTGGCCGCCCGGCACGGCGCGGTGCGCGCGGCGGCGCTGCTCGCCGGGGCGGTGCCGCTGGCGCGGCGCCTGGTGCGGAAGGTGAGCCCGACATGA
- a CDS encoding inositol-3-phosphate synthase, with the protein MAPTGLWLIGARGSVATTAISGLLALRAKVIRPVGCVSALPTFEHAGLPDWDEIHLGGHDIVDTPLEKRAELLAESGVIPPAVFEAVRTGLSEVDTEIRCGYHPATHAGSQADAARRLSDDLAEFAQRNGLARVVVLSVSSTEPVFPSLPEHATLKALEAAMAVPGRTVLPPSSVSAYAALRAGCPYVDFTPSTGIRLPGLRELAGLSDLPYAGCDGKTGETLVRSALAPMFATRALAVRSWAGTNLLGGGDGLTLADAEHAGSKLASKGRGLATLLGGEVTAPLHIDNVPDLGEQKVAWDHVSFEGFLGVRMSLQFTWSGYDSALAAPLVLDLARFMAAAHANGESGPLAPLAFFFKDPLGTDEHRLAEQFAMLAEWAGSL; encoded by the coding sequence ATGGCACCCACAGGTTTGTGGTTGATCGGTGCTCGAGGTTCGGTCGCCACGACGGCGATCTCAGGACTGCTCGCGCTGCGGGCAAAGGTGATCAGGCCGGTCGGCTGTGTCAGCGCGCTGCCCACATTCGAGCACGCCGGCCTGCCGGACTGGGACGAGATCCACCTCGGCGGGCACGACATCGTGGACACCCCGCTGGAGAAGCGGGCCGAACTGCTCGCCGAATCCGGTGTGATCCCACCGGCCGTGTTCGAGGCTGTTCGTACCGGGCTGTCCGAAGTGGATACCGAGATTCGTTGCGGTTACCACCCGGCCACCCATGCCGGCTCACAGGCTGACGCGGCGAGGCGGCTGTCCGACGACCTCGCCGAGTTCGCGCAACGCAACGGGCTCGCTCGCGTCGTCGTGTTGAGCGTGTCGTCGACCGAGCCGGTGTTCCCGTCCCTGCCCGAGCACGCCACACTGAAAGCGCTGGAAGCCGCGATGGCTGTGCCCGGCCGGACGGTGCTGCCGCCAAGTTCGGTGTCCGCCTACGCCGCGCTGCGCGCCGGTTGTCCGTATGTCGACTTCACGCCATCGACGGGTATCCGGCTTCCCGGGCTGCGGGAACTGGCAGGGCTGAGCGACCTGCCCTACGCAGGCTGCGACGGCAAGACCGGAGAGACACTGGTACGCAGCGCGCTCGCGCCGATGTTCGCGACGCGGGCACTGGCCGTGCGCTCCTGGGCGGGCACCAACCTGCTAGGCGGCGGAGACGGGCTGACCCTCGCCGACGCCGAGCACGCGGGCAGCAAGCTGGCATCCAAGGGCAGGGGGCTCGCGACACTGCTCGGTGGCGAGGTGACCGCGCCGCTGCACATCGACAATGTGCCCGACCTCGGAGAACAGAAGGTCGCCTGGGACCACGTTTCGTTCGAGGGCTTCCTCGGCGTGAGGATGAGCCTGCAGTTCACCTGGAGCGGCTACGACTCGGCACTCGCGGCACCGCTGGTGCTGGACCTGGCTCGGTTCATGGCAGCGGCGCACGCCAACGGCGAGTCCGGCCCGCTCGCCCCGCTGGCGTTCTTCTTCAAGGACCCGCTCGGCACCGATGAGCACCGGCTGGCCGAGCAGTTCGCCATGCTGGCCGAATGGGCGGGCTCACTGTGA
- a CDS encoding Gfo/Idh/MocA family protein, which yields MIGHAFMGAVHSQAWRNVARFFDLPIAPRMVALGGRDERRAKEAAERFGWASVETDWRALLERDDVRLVDICTPGDTHAEIAVAALEAGKHVLCEKPLANSVEEAERMVRAAERAAERGVWSMVAFNYRRVPALSLARRLVAAGRLGDLRHVRAVYLQDWLSDATSPMTWRLRKERAGSGALGDIGAHIVDAAQFVTGEQLVGVSGLTDTFVRRRPSGSGGEEEVTVDDCALFTGRFSRGAVATFEATRYALGRKNAMRLEVNGSLGSLAFDFESMNELWFYDGGESPDTAGFRRIVVTEPEHPYLGAWWPPGHVLGYEHTFTHEVADLLTAIGVGERPQPDFAEGLRVQRVLQAVADSAADGSRWKQV from the coding sequence ATGATCGGGCACGCCTTCATGGGGGCGGTGCACTCGCAGGCGTGGCGCAATGTGGCCAGATTCTTCGACCTCCCGATCGCACCGCGAATGGTGGCGCTGGGAGGAAGGGACGAACGCAGGGCCAAGGAGGCGGCCGAGCGGTTCGGTTGGGCCTCGGTGGAGACGGACTGGCGTGCCCTGCTGGAACGCGACGACGTGCGACTCGTCGACATCTGCACGCCAGGCGACACCCACGCCGAGATCGCGGTGGCCGCGCTGGAGGCTGGCAAGCACGTGCTGTGCGAGAAGCCCTTGGCCAACAGCGTCGAGGAGGCCGAGCGGATGGTGCGGGCGGCCGAGCGCGCGGCCGAGCGTGGGGTGTGGTCGATGGTCGCGTTCAACTACCGGCGGGTGCCAGCGCTGTCGCTGGCGCGGCGGCTTGTCGCGGCGGGCAGGCTCGGCGACCTGCGGCATGTCCGAGCGGTGTACCTGCAGGACTGGCTTTCCGACGCGACCTCGCCGATGACCTGGCGGTTGCGTAAGGAGCGGGCGGGTTCGGGGGCCCTCGGCGACATCGGCGCTCACATCGTGGACGCCGCCCAGTTCGTCACAGGCGAGCAGTTGGTCGGCGTCTCCGGGCTGACGGACACCTTCGTGCGTCGGCGCCCGTCCGGCTCCGGGGGCGAGGAGGAAGTGACGGTGGACGACTGCGCGTTGTTCACCGGGCGCTTCTCCCGTGGTGCGGTCGCGACCTTCGAGGCGACGCGCTACGCGCTCGGCAGGAAGAACGCGATGCGGCTGGAGGTCAACGGCTCGCTGGGCAGTCTGGCGTTCGACTTCGAGTCGATGAACGAGCTGTGGTTCTACGACGGTGGCGAGTCGCCAGACACCGCGGGTTTCCGCCGGATCGTGGTGACCGAACCAGAGCACCCCTATCTCGGTGCGTGGTGGCCGCCCGGCCATGTGCTCGGTTACGAGCACACGTTCACCCACGAGGTGGCGGATCTGCTGACGGCCATCGGCGTGGGCGAGCGGCCTCAGCCCGACTTCGCCGAGGGGCTGCGGGTGCAGCGGGTACTGCAGGCCGTGGCGGACAGTGCCGCGGACGGCTCCCGCTGGAAGCAGGTCTGA